The following DNA comes from Miscanthus floridulus cultivar M001 chromosome 5, ASM1932011v1, whole genome shotgun sequence.
AGAAGTTTGTGCTGAAATACATTAGCTAATGACCAATTTTTTCCTATTGAGCAATGCACGATTTATTTCTTCAAAAGGACAGAATTACGATGATGCTTAGTAACCAGAACTAACTATTGTCCAAGCGCTTAGTTTTTACTTTCTTAACTTTTACTCAGGTGATCATGCGGGATTCCAATATTGTTATGTCATGATGTTTTCTCGTGTATAACTTTAAGTTGTTCCAAAACATTCTATCTTCTTGAACATCACACTTTTGAATGTGACTTTTGTAGCCAGAAGCCCCTTCTACCTTCATTTGAGTCCGCCGAAATGCGTAATCTCGCAGAGACATTGTTGAGGTAATCTAAACTTCACTGTGGCTTTAAGAATCAGGGAAGGTGTGGTCTCGCTGTTGAAACATTTTATCCCATCATTTGACCTTCTTTCAGGGATATTATTCGCGGCAGCCCAGATGTGAAATGGGAGAGCATCAAAGGACTGGAAAATGCAAAACGCCTTCTAAAAGAAGCTGTTGTCATGCCCATAAAGTACCCAAAGTAAGTTAGCTATTTCTcgctaaaagaaaaaaaaatctaagtAGAGTGTTAATCTCTCAACATGATAATTCTTATAGCTGTTATCTCTTTGCTGCTGGTAAGAAGTACTGAAGTTAAATATACTATTCTTGCTTTCTTTTGCTCAAAGAATGGTGTTTTAATTTTGATATGAATCAAATTTAGTGAAGAATATTAAAACACGTTCATGCCTTGTACTGCACAAATTGGATAATATGGATACAATGCTAGGCATACGAAGGAGTGCCAATCTTTCTATTTTTTCACTAATTCTATGTGTACTGTTTGTGCTATTTTCAGATATTTCACTGGTCTCCTTTCTCCCTGGAAAGGCATCTTACTTTTTGGCCCCCCGGGGACAGGAAAGGTTTGTGCATGCATACCCATTTAATATGCTAATCCCGCAGATTTATGTGATTCATGtatcgagttttttttttccaatcctttccttttccttcttagCTGTAGCCACAGTCCTATGGTTCAGAGTCACTATTATGTTGAGCATTTGGTTATATTCTCATGCACTTATCCTTGTACAAAGACAGGCCTCTCAATTTTAACTGAATCCTGTTTTTAGACAATGCTGGCAAAAGCAGTCGCTACTGAGtgcaaaaccaccttcttcaacATTTCAGCATCATCAATTGTCAGCAAATGGCGTGGTATGACTTTTTTAGACAAGTCCTGATCACTTCTTCACATTCTCTTCTGTTATTCTGACCAATGTAATTCAAATTTCAGCTGTTAGTtactcatgaaacatatgcatTGCTGTAGTCAGTGGAGTGTAATTTTAGAAGAACATGAGGATTTTTTTAGTTCTCAAATCCTTGCTGTTTTTAAGTACAGAACTAGATTTCACTTTTGTATGTTCTCATTTCTCTATTAGGATTGGGGAAATACAATTGAAAGATCTTACTGCAAGTGTGGCTATTGTTACCATCTTATACATTACATGGCATGATTCATGACCTATCATTACTAGTATGTTAGTACTAAGTACAAGCTGAAAGTTTGCACAATCAATTGGGGTCACTTCAACAATATTTTATTGTTCTCAAATCCTCGCTGTTCTTAAGTATAGAACTATATTTCACTTTTATATTCTCATTTCTCTATTAGGATTGGAGAATCTAATGTTTTTCACATGCGAGTGCAGGAGATTCAGAGAAGCTTGTCAAAGTTCTGTTTGAGCTTGCTAGGCATCATGCACCATCCACAATATTTCTTGATGAAATAGATGCCATTATCAGCCAGCGTGGTGAAGCTCGTAGTGAGCATGAAGCTAGTCGTCGCTTGAAGACTGAACTACTTATTCAGGTTTCTGCTTGTTTAATGATGTCAAGTAGAGTATAAATTAGCTAGCCCAGATTTGTAATACCTGATTTCTTGTTTGATGTTGTCTCCTGGTTTGAAATTGTGCCGTCAAATAGTGCCCCTGGGTTAAATGTAACATTTATGTTTATGCCAATGTCTATTGCAGATGGATGGTTTGACAAAGACAAACGACTTGGTATTTGTACTTGCAGCTACAAATCTTCCCTGGGAATTGGATGCAGCTATGCTCCGCCGGCTTGAGAAGCGGGTATGTCTTGTAGTTCATTTACATTATCATTTAAGTTGACAAATGGATTGATCTCACCTCTGTTTGTGTCTTTCACCATCAGATTCTTGTACCGCTTCCTGAAGCTGAAGCAAGGCAAGCGATGTTTGAGGATCTTCTGCCAGCAACTACCTCAAAGTTAGAGGTCCCGTACGACATACTAGTTGAAAAGACTGAAGGTTACTCTGGTTCCGATATCCGTCTTGTGTGCAAAGAAGCTGCCATGCAACCACTCAGACGTCTCATGTCAGTTCTTGAAGCCAGTGATGAGTTGGTTCCAGAGGAAGGCAAGTTTTGGTTCTTTTGTGATCTTTACTGgatttttcttttatttatcCAGTTAATTCGTGCCATGTTAGTTTACAAACCAAAATATAGGTTCTTGAGTTCCACCTATTATTATCTGCAGGTCCAATGAACATATCTTATATTTCTCTGTGTTTTTTTTTATTCGGATGTGCAGAACTGCCTGAGGTTGGTCCTCTGAAACCTGAAGATATTGAACTTGCATTAAGGAACACTAGGCCGTCAGCGCATCTCCATGCACATCGCTATGAGAAATTCAACCAGGACTATGGTAGCCAGGTCCTATGTTCAGAGTTAGCATGATCTTATTATCAGGTATGGCTTCAGGCTTGACGAAATCTGCTCAACCCAAATGTGCGCTAAACAGAAACTCCAACTCATTTTCCTTACTGAAAGCATGATCTCTTGCAGGTTGATGTTCCATTGAATCATGGAACTAGAGCGTAGGTTGATGGGGTCCCGTATTGTCAAAATTTTTGCTCTGGTAACGAGGCTCCAAGCAGATTGCAATTTCCCTCTGGCTGCAGTACCTTGCATAGGTTGAAGCGCGAGGTGCAGGTGCTTGCTGCTCAGATGTCTGTGGCTCTGTTCATGCAGGCTGAGATTTTCACGAAGCCTTGAACTTACAGCAAAAAAATTGATTCGTTGTCTAGTTACGTGTCTAATAAATGTTAGGAACCCTGCAGAAAAGTACACTCTGGTTATATTGAACGGAAAGCGAGCCAGAGAGCTGGCTTAAGTTTCTTCTGATTGTTGGTGCAGATATCCAGCTCGTTAAACCAAGGTTTAACAACATATTCTTGCATGGTATGGTGGGGGTGGGGGCGCACACAGGCGACGAAAGCTGTTCATTGCGGCTTGTTGCTGCTGGGTAGTCACAATTACAGCAGCTGGCCGGAGCAGCGAATCATCCCGTGTTTTTCAGTTCTTGTTGAGGTCCAAGTACCATGTTCAACGAGGCCGCTAGTCGTCCCGGCACCCGCGTCCAGTGCCTTTCAACACTCCGGTTTGACATCGGCCGCAATAGCGTATACTCGGGTGCTCATTCTCAACCGAGGCCGGGTATCACCACCAGGCAGAGCGTCGCTTCACCATGGCCTGGTGCTGCTTGTGCATGGCACCGTTTATGCAACTATGCGTGCAAGCACTAATGCGCTAGCGAATTCCGGCAGATATATGCACATTGCCACCGGCCAGTTATGGCCTTGGAATTGATATGAAGCATATTTCATATTTGCAGCGTCACAAATACGATATTGCTGGCCTAAGGCTCAAGCTGTTACTACCATTATTTCACTTCCGCAGCAATCAGAAAACCATAAAACTTGTTGGACTTTTCTCCGTTCAAGAGGAGATATTTCAATATGCCTGGCACGTCCAACTTCACTCACAAATATAAGATAAACAAGCACTAACACCAACAAGACATTGTAACGCTGTTCGAACCATCAGAAACAGAAGTCCATCAACTGATTATACCAGCTCAACGTAATCCGCTCAGCGAATCAGTCGTCTTCCCAGACCTGGCATCAGACCAAGCTTTGGCTATTGTGCGTTTCAtatcctcgtcgccttcctcataCATGTTCTGTACAGAATGCATGTAACAAAGTCATAGAATGATCACAAGAAATTCTCAATTAATCCATATGGGAAAAATTATTTACCTTCATTAAGTCCATAATTCCTGACATCGGGTCCTTTTCCTTGTCCATGCTTGGCTTGACCTGTCAACAAAAACAAACTTTAGTCTGACCAGTAGTAATCAGGGTCAGGTAACAAACTTAGCAGTATTCAAACCGGTGCCAAGAAACACTGGTCAAATCTATGCTTTAGGGTTTGCACAAATGGTTGCAAGTTGTTACAACCTCCATCCCCAAAAGACCGCAAAATTAGGTTTCAAACCAGTCAAAATTTTCTGAACTTGACTAAACTTGAGAAAATAATATCACTATTTATTACTTCAAATAGGTATAAAAATATATCCCACATATATACAAGGTTGCTCATTCACTATAACCACTAGTTCTACAACTGAATAGGGATTAATCTAGTGATAATCATTcagtataaaaaatattaatattttttatttataaatttagtaaaattgagatgAATTGACTTAGAAAAGAAAGCTAGTACTTTATTCTTTCTTGGCCGGAGGAAGCACCTACTTCCATGAAATAATTGAGAAAATGGTCAGTAAAAGCACCACGTGTTTTTTTACTAGTAACAACAGAAGAACTACATCGATATTTCCAAATGTAGAAAAAGACCTTCCAAAGAGGCCAGGTGATAAAGGTTGGGGATGGGGTACAAATTCATAAAAACAAACATAGGACAAAATTCAAGTTAAAACTTGATTGATTTTTAAAATATATTTTAAAAGACAAAGTTTACGTACAATATAGGGCAAAATTGTCTACACTATTACCCCTGAAATTCGTTTTTTTATTTTAAGCATGATTTGAGTTTAGACCTGAAATTTTGCATGAATGCAGATCATAACCCCACTTAGAGCTAAAAATTTTCAAACCTCTTCTAAATTTATAAGGCTATGCTTTTTATGAAATTACACCATTTCTAACGTTTGTGCCATTTTCACCAGATATGCACCCCAAAAACTACCACAACAAATAGAAGGCCGAAAATAAAAGATAGCACAGTGATCCAACAATGGTGATACATGGAACTTGAGTACTTGACAAGTAGTTTCCAGCAATCAAGATAACAACAGAATTCGCCCACACAGAGAAGTCTTTACAAATCCCTAGTGATAAATCAGTGCGGTGAGCTCTTGATAACCTATCCAATGCAAAAAAGTTTATCAGCCAGTAATATTTTTTTCACCTAATTGCCTCAATAGAACAGTATGTTCCGTTCAGGAGTGGAAGTAAACCCAACCAACTGAATTGACTGGATTATCATCCATGTGATTCCCACGAGGCATTAGAAAGTAGAAACTAGCTAATGTCTAGGTATGAAATTTTAGTGTGCGGTTGACAAAGTCGATAAAAATAGCGTCCTACAGACAAACTTTTAGTCATCCAGAGCAATCCAATATCAAAGAGGTTAGAACAATTTGAACTTTGAAAATCATAAAGACAATTAGATTACTCAGCATGGTAAGTACCTTATCTTCCTTGAAGTGCAAGTCTAACCAGTTGCCTTTAGAAGCCTTGAAAAGGGTAACAATAACCTTTGTTGGCTTCACCACAACCTTACATTTCTCAGGAACAATTTCCTTGTTGAGCTTTGGTATAGCACACCGATAATTCTTGCCTTTGACATCATGAAACTTTACATCTACTGATGTTGGCTTGAAAGTAGTCTCCACCTTCTCTTGCTCAACTCCCTCAAGGGAAACATATATCTGACATGGGTACAGTCAAGTCAAACAAGAGCAAAATATTATCAAAATGATTAAGCACTATATGTTGGCTTGGTGAACTAACTAACAGAATGAAAGTCATATATGAACTATAAGCACTAACTGAGCTGGAAAATAAAtggatttggaattttcaatgtACCATATGAATTCATCTTAATCATTAATGATGCACCAAGAAATATTATGAGGTCGTAGCTTCATGACAACCATGATCTCAGTAGTGGTTTCTAACTCCAGTTGCGCATAATTCTTAAAACTACCGGACTACTGGAGATATACTAATAGTGAGCAAGATGAATAAATTTCTTTCTTGAGAATATGAACTTCTGGTGCAAAAGATGAATGATAGATTATATTAATATCCAATCCATGTCTGATGCCAGAAAAGGCTGGCTGGCAATTTATTCACATAGCTCCATCCAATAGGTCCAACATAGTCTTCACCTAATTCACAGTTCTTTGATTGATACTAAACGAAAACGTTGTTTGCCAAACATAGCGGCGACTCGATAATTTTCAGAACTTAGCACTGTCATCCGCAATTGATTAATGCCCTAGGAGACTAGACGATTGGTAAAAATGCAATGCCGGGTTATACAAACCAATTGACGGGACCAAACTAATAAAAACAAGTAACAACATACCTTGATCTTCTCGTTGTCCTGGTCCCAGCTGAACGACCCCAACGTGACGTAGCTTAAAATAGGACGCGCCGCGGGAGAGGGAGCGGGCGCGGAAGCCGCCGCCAGTGGCTCCGGCGACGGTTCGGTTGCCTTCGCCAACTGCCATCGCAATCGCTATGAGACAGCGCAAAGAGACAATCGGAAGAAACGGATCGGAGTCCACCCAGGCGCCGAATGAGATCGGCGGGGAGAACGAGAAAATGGGGAGAGAGGGGCAAAACatagaagagaagaagaaaaggcGCAACCTTTGCCTCAACGTTGCGGATCTCGTTGACGAGGAGGGTCTGGACGCGGGGGTGCTTGGCGAGACCCTCCAGCCGCCGCAGGTCGTCCAGCTCCAGCCGTAGCTCGTCCGCCGACATCTCCGGAGCGCT
Coding sequences within:
- the LOC136453266 gene encoding uncharacterized protein, with product MDFKGFWESRFGGKKEPEQNGHANGEANGSVRKRTSDLAVYEQFEQQARQTQVRAAAIRDGNADVIQKPLLPSFESAEMRNLAETLLRDIIRGSPDVKWESIKGLENAKRLLKEAVVMPIKYPKYFTGLLSPWKGILLFGPPGTGKTMLAKAVATECKTTFFNISASSIVSKWRGDSEKLVKVLFELARHHAPSTIFLDEIDAIISQRGEARSEHEASRRLKTELLIQMDGLTKTNDLVFVLAATNLPWELDAAMLRRLEKRILVPLPEAEARQAMFEDLLPATTSKLEVPYDILVEKTEGYSGSDIRLVCKEAAMQPLRRLMSVLEASDELVPEEELPEVGPLKPEDIELALRNTRPSAHLHAHRYEKFNQDYGSQVLCSELA
- the LOC136453267 gene encoding uncharacterized protein, which translates into the protein MSADELRLELDDLRRLEGLAKHPRVQTLLVNEIRNVEAKLAKATEPSPEPLAAASAPAPSPAARPILSYVTLGSFSWDQDNEKIKIYVSLEGVEQEKVETTFKPTSVDVKFHDVKGKNYRCAIPKLNKEIVPEKCKVVVKPTKVIVTLFKASKGNWLDLHFKEDKVKPSMDKEKDPMSGIMDLMKNMYEEGDEDMKRTIAKAWSDARSGKTTDSLSGLR